In Bacillus sp. BGMRC 2118, the following are encoded in one genomic region:
- the bioB gene encoding biotin synthase BioB, which produces MNWLQLAQEVVGGKIISDQEAMSILNCEDDDLLPLLHGAFHIRKTYYGKKVKLNMIINAKSGYCPEDCGYCSQSSISTAEIEKYPFITKEEILQGAKIAFENKVGTYCIVASGRGPTRKDVNVVSEAVEEIKEKYGLKVCACLGILKDEQAAQLKGAGVDRYNHNLNTSERHHSYITTSHTYEDRVNTVEMAKRHGISPCSGAIIGMKETKEDVINIAHALRQIDADSIPVNFLHAIDGTKLEGVNELNPRYCLKVLALFRYINPTKEIRISGGREVNLGSLQPLGLYAANSIFLGNYLTTEGQESNQDHKMLRDLGFEIELVNKQEEVFSG; this is translated from the coding sequence ATGAATTGGTTACAGTTAGCACAAGAAGTTGTAGGTGGTAAAATAATTTCAGATCAAGAAGCAATGAGCATTTTGAATTGTGAGGATGACGACCTTCTTCCATTATTACACGGTGCCTTCCACATTCGTAAAACTTACTATGGCAAAAAGGTTAAATTAAATATGATCATTAATGCGAAGAGTGGGTACTGTCCGGAAGATTGTGGATATTGTTCCCAATCCTCAATCTCCACAGCTGAGATTGAGAAATATCCGTTTATAACGAAAGAAGAAATTTTACAAGGTGCAAAAATTGCCTTTGAAAATAAGGTGGGGACATATTGTATTGTAGCTAGCGGAAGAGGTCCTACTCGAAAAGATGTGAATGTTGTGAGTGAAGCCGTAGAAGAAATTAAAGAGAAATATGGATTAAAAGTGTGTGCCTGCTTAGGAATCCTAAAGGATGAGCAAGCTGCTCAACTTAAAGGAGCAGGTGTGGACCGCTATAACCATAACTTAAACACTTCTGAGCGTCATCACTCCTATATTACAACTTCGCATACATATGAAGATCGTGTAAATACGGTAGAAATGGCGAAAAGACATGGTATTTCCCCATGTTCTGGAGCAATTATTGGGATGAAGGAAACAAAAGAAGATGTAATCAATATTGCTCATGCATTACGTCAAATCGATGCCGATTCCATTCCCGTAAATTTTTTACACGCAATTGATGGCACAAAACTAGAGGGAGTCAATGAACTAAATCCCCGCTACTGCCTAAAAGTCTTAGCTCTATTCCGTTATATTAATCCAACGAAGGAGATTCGTATATCAGGTGGACGTGAAGTGAACTTAGGTAGTTTACAGCCTTTAGGTCTATATGCAGCAAACAGTATTTTCCTTGGTAATTACTTAACTACAGAAGGTCAAGAATCCAATCAAGACCATAAAATGCTGCGAGACCTAGGATTTGAAATAGAGCTAGTGAACAAGCAAGAAGAAGTGTTTTCAGGTTAA